The Terriglobia bacterium nucleotide sequence ACGTCGCCGTGGCGGACGGCGCGCATCTGCTCGCAATTGATTTCGTCGAATATATCTCCGACGTGGCTTTCCCCGGGACCGATGTACAGCACCGGAGCGCCGACGCGAAGGACGTTGTAAATCTTGCACGGATGAATGATGCCGACGAAAGGATCGCCCATGACAACCAGGTGCAGGTCGGCGGCCGACAGCGAGGCGCCGAGTTGCTCCAGAGGCTGGTAGGGGAGAAAAACCAGGTTGGCCAGGTTGCGCTCGCGGGCCAGCGATTGAAGTTTTCTGTACTCGCTGCCGCCGCCGACGAAGCAGAAGACAATGCGCGGATCGGCGGCGAGGCGCTGCGCGGCTTCCATGGCGGTGTCCAGCGGGTGACACGGGCTGTGATTGCCGGAGTACATGACGACGAATTTTCCGCTGAGCCCGTGCTGAGCGCGGAAGCGTTCGCGGCCGGCGGCGTCGAAATGGGCGGAATCATGGGTCCAGGGAGAGATCACGGCGATCTTGTCCGGCGGGAGACCCTTGCCGACCAGCCGGTCCTTCATGAAGCGGTCCAGGGCGATAATCCCGGCGGCACGGCGCATGCTCTGCATCTGTAAGGCAGAGAGAATGCGGCCGGACAAGGAGCGCTCGCGCAACCAGCGCGCTGCGATGGCTTCGTCGGGGTTGAGGTCCATCGCCCAAAACAGCAGGGCACGCGCCTTCAGCGGCACCATGAGCGAACCCAGCCAGGAGATCAGCGGCGGCGAAGTGAGCGCGATCACCAGGTCGCAATGGGGCACCAGCGCCAGGCGCAGCGTGCAGGCGGCCATGTAGGTGGCGAAATCGGCGGCGCGGCG carries:
- a CDS encoding glycosyltransferase family 4 protein, giving the protein MPANAPSSERQAEAAVMSGPRRRIVILNQAFYPDVVSTAQHATDLALALGDAGYQVTVVTGARAYDDPSRRFAARESYRGIEIIRVASTAFGKAARWRRAADFATYMAACTLRLALVPHCDLVIALTSPPLISWLGSLMVPLKARALLFWAMDLNPDEAIAARWLRERSLSGRILSALQMQSMRRAAGIIALDRFMKDRLVGKGLPPDKIAVISPWTHDSAHFDAAGRERFRAQHGLSGKFVVMYSGNHSPCHPLDTAMEAAQRLAADPRIVFCFVGGGSEYRKLQSLARERNLANLVFLPYQPLEQLGASLSAADLHLVVMGDPFVGIIHPCKIYNVLRVGAPVLYIGPGESHVGDIFDEINCEQMRAVRHGDVEGVVSHITAAAAREHQPNPQEIAFAARFSHPVLVQQILRRVDEIFRTHHLVADGKNFS